attaaaaaaattaattttagccaaaataaaacaaaaaagacgttctacagaagaaaaaatatctttggaaatactgtgaaaaattcctagctctggtaaacatcatttggaaaatagttgaaaaaaaaataaaaataaaattacaggtggtctactaattttgacttcaactgtaaatgtgcaTGCTCAGTACTGGTATTACCTGTAGTAACTCTGTGTATCTGTCTGGATCAGCCTCCATTAGTGTTCGGATTTGGCTGTTGTAGTGCTCCGAGATGCTTTCCTCAACAGCCACAGTACAGGCCATGGCTCCTTCCTTACCCAGAAGAGCCGTACAAGCTCCTGAAACCACCACAGTCAGAGCTTATTATTACAATTACAgtgcaaaaacaaacaattaatcttGTCTACTTAAGAACGTACCTAATGCAAATCCAGCGATATTCCACAGCGGCAACAATAGCGTCGGTCGAACCCGATGCTCTCCAAGAATCTCATTAAACTTTTCCAAATGTATTTTCTCTTGGTCCCACATATGCTGCAGGTATGAATGGTACATTTACAACAGCTATTTTATTAAACCTGGTACacatttgaattattagcccccctgtatattttccccagtttctgtttgacggaaagaagattttttccagcacatttctaaacataatagatttaataactcatttctaataactgatttcttttatctttgatgatgatagtacataatattatactagatatttaggttaattaggcaagttagggtaattagacaagtcatcaTATagtaatggtttgttctgtatacaatttaaaaaaaaattcttaaaggggtaataataatgaccttaaaatgttttttaaaaaattaaaaactgcttttattctagccaaaataaaacaaacaagactttttatagaagaaaaaatattaaaggaaatactgtaaaaattccttgctctgttaaacatcatttggaaaataactgaaaaagaaaaattcacaataattttgacttcaaatgtatgcatgtatgtacacTAAAGTCACAAGAATGATGTACCTGAATTAGTGGCCCTGTCTGAGTTCTTCCGAGAACTGCCATCTGGCCAGCATAGATGCGATTGGCGCCGTATTCTCCTGCGTGGTCAACCCTCAACATACTGTCCAGCATGGCTTTCTCCTCTTCATCATGAGGGGGAGGAAGGATGCTGTATCTTCTGCATGACACTAAGGCATTTACTGCACACATAAAAAACACAGTTACTTTGTAAGACAAGTTCGCTATGTCAGTAAATGCATGTTTAGGCACACCTTCCAATTGTTTAATAAGATTTTTGTCACTTACAAAACTATATTAATCATTTCACAACACAAACTAGGACTGTGcgattttggaaaaatctgacatagcaatatttttcttttctgcgatatactgtatattgcaatataatcattatttcaccagatgatttgaatagctctatttggaaagacttCATTAATTTAGATGGACTGGGATGAACAAGTATTTTTCTATGCAGTGGATCTGCAGaaattataataaactataagcaaaaataaataaataaaccttgcTTTATCAGCCATCATTgtgtaaagtattttaaaatattaatatttttattgtttaacctttaataaataatctgattaattgtgatattgatgctcaaatgacatattgtgcagtcctagcaCAAATACATATCTGATGGAATTTAGGCAAGTAAAAcgtaattaaatgaattattagaATAACATAAGAGCGCATTaatgtcttttattattattttttttcttcaaaatgtcctGGACATCATGAAAAATGTAATCATAAGCAAATTCATATTTTTGAACACAagttaatgaatttattttcaagccagagttaaaaaaaaagaataactgtttttaacaaatgttttaaaattttaattcaacACATACCTCACTATATATACTTAATTTGAGTTATACAGATTTTTGAGTAGCAGCGTTTTAAACTGTACATACATGTATGCCCAATTTAGAAAGGGTTAAAAAAGCTATAACCAGATATATAAggaacattctaccagaaacgtaaattttcacttataaaataaaaagtgacagggcctgacctttaagcttgtcttcctcaaaaaaatcatacaaaacaagcataaaatcatacaattttatgactgaacgcatccttgatcgctttcagcttctccatcaaatgatgtcacttcctccgagtcatagccttaaaggtgtattgcacgcattgtatgttaaatttaatgctaatgtgacaggactgaccgaaactgtaattgtaaatttatttgtattatacatgtaatatttatttgtagaatttatttataatgtcaTCTTTTTAATcagttgatgtgaatgataacaacttaaacttgctatttctgaagttttctttctccaaataacagtttttagcataactaaactattaaagctgtaggttcaattgggctgaggacaaggaaaATGACaaggtttgtacatttgtagtgtttttaataaaggggacattctaccagaaatgcacattttcacttataaaaatgtGAAAGGGCCTGACCTTTAGGCTTGTCTTCCACAAAAAATCATActaaacaagcataaaatcatacaattcaatgacagAAAGCAttcttgatcactgtcagcttctccatcaaatgatgcCACTTCGTTTGAGTCATAACTTTAAAGGTGTATTACacgcattttatgttaattttaaagcaaatgtgacaggactgacctAAACATGGGAacaattataaatttattttagatttcaagtTTTAATCAGTTGATGTGAATGACTTAAAcatgctatttctgaagttttttctCTCCAAATAACAGTTATTAgcataacaaaaatattaaagctgtaagttcaattgggctgaggacaatgaTAGGGTTTGTACATttctaaagtgtttttaataaaggggacattctaccagaaacgcacattttcacttataaaaaaacgtgacagggcctgacctttaGGCACGCCAtcctcaaaaaaatcatacaaaaacaagcataaaatcatacaattcaatgacagAACGCACCCTTGAtcgaaacatggggacaattgtaaatgtatttttgtattatgtatttgtagtatttatttgcagaatttatttataatgtcatgtttttaatcagttgACGTGAATGATAAGAATTTAAACTTTTTGCTTTTTCTGAAGCTTTTTTCCCCCtcaataacagtttttagcataactaaacgattaaagctgtaggttcagttgggctgaggacaaggacaatgacagggtttgtacatttgtaaagtgttttaataaaaagcaaaaatctgagaaccaaattaATGACtttttcctttacagaacaacttaCAGAAGGCATTtagttaaagttggttttatatttggacattcagacattctccttaataatataatttcagaaaagtattatttgcaaattctaaatagtgaaatcatattagcacccaatgactatcaaagtacaacattgttcacagtcaaataactAGTGCTAacgttttcaagtcatacttacatgctaattcagactgaatattcaaagtagagtTGTAAACAATATATAGAGCATTAAATGTTCGAATATAAACCTAACTTAACCTCAATACAGATATCAACCATCCgttcattttagatttttttgaggatgaaatactttttattcactgtatttctGTTTTTATGTCAGGGACAGGTAATGTACATTTCTGGCAGAATGTCCCATATATGTactcaaaaaaatgttttcatttgttatgaCTGAAAATCATAGTTATTCCAgcaactcttctgaagttaaaacatttatattatgttgtattaaagaatataaaaactaccttttattttaaaattcagaAGAAATTATATTAGGAGTTTacaaaagaaacaacaacaaaatagatGTAAACATCATCATGCCATAAACTTTTCATCAGAACAGTGAAACCCTCCCAAATCATACGACTTTTTTCACACGACAATTACTAACAATATTTCTAGGTTCAGTCCATAACCTAAAAGCCAGCATTTATAACCAATATTACAGCTAAAGTTGGAGGACTCGGTGTTGTTTTCTTGACATGAGTAACGTTATGTGATCGCAGCTGTCATgagcttacacacacatacatacagtacatacacacgtTACCTCTGTTTACTGCACGACAGTTCCATACGCTTGTCGGACAAAAAATACGACTGAGGTCAAGTCTCGCAGCACACTTCCCGGCTGTCTGCATTTCtagtataaaaatacaattatctACCGCACTGTAAAGAGAAAATTATATATTAGAAATGAAGGTTGTGGCGCTTGTAAGTGACGTCATCCATACGTCGCTACGTTCGTGCACGTACGGTTGTGGGTGGTTGTGTGATCTTTCTGGGAATGCGTCTCGGAGAAAACGGTTTGTGGAGACAACGACAAACAACGGAAGCTGTATGTCAAATTAAGTTATCGCTAAATATCACTTttggtgtttttattattaggatGTAATATTTCCTTTTATAGCCCATAGGTGGcagtcacacacacaaatgagtcCAACTAGTGCAAGTCTTTGGCGTTGGACTTCAATACAAAACATTTACCAATATGACAGTTAAACTTACCGTGAGTTAAGGATTTAACATATAACCTCAGGTTAAAAAAAGCTTCTTATGGCCACTTATATTTacgggacattctaccagaaacgttcATTATATGtccttgaaataaaaacataaataggcagggcaattaggcaaggtaagtttatttatttttcatacacagtggcaattcaaagtgctttacataaacaggaataaaaaagacaagtaaaggaaaataaaagcaataataaaagtgattaaaagagaaatgtgttaaaacaggttataaaagagtgaataaaagtatttcatccccAAAAGTTTCTAAAATGGACGGATGGTTGACTTCTGTAAGGtattctgtaaaggaatatgtcattcatttggttctcagattgtttttctttattaaaaacactttacacatttacaaaccttgccattgtccttgtcctcagcccattGAACATACggctttaatatttttttgttatgataaaaacttttattttgggggaaaaaatttgGAAATAGCTATTTTAAGTTGTTaccattcacatcaattgattaaaaacatgaaattataaatatattccataaataaatactattttaagcCTGTCCTCAAGTTTCTGTCAGtcttgtcacatttgcattatatTATCATAAAACCTCTATGActcagaggaagtgacatcatttgatggagaagctCATTGAATTGTATAATTATATGCTTGTTTTTGGATGATTTTTCTGAGGAAGACAAGCTTGAAGCTCAGGCTTTaagttttataagtgaaaatgtacatttctggtagaatgtcttATGTTTACACTTCCATAAATATACACTTCTGATCTTTGGAAACATTAATATAAGAAgaaagtattttattaaatattaatttattaaattaaatgcataatttttaaattaatgtcaaatatttaaaaaagactctTCATGCTCACTAAAGCTCCAGAAATGCAGTATAAATGGTAATATTGtgtaatattaattacattttaaatgtgaatatgttttacaatgtaattCCTGTGAttgaatttttagcatcattactctagTCGTTAGTACCACACGATGCTTCAGAAATCAATCTAATATGCTACTTTGCTGcttaagaataaaaaaagtacTGAAAACAGTAGTGGTGTTTCATATTTTCTCACTGAGGacacattaaattaatcaaaagtgacagtaaagtaATTTATAACATAATATTTCTGTTCataaaaaaatcctgaaaagaaaaataaatcagttttcctCCAAAAAATTAATCATTGATAATAACAAGAACCATTCACCAGAACTGGTCCCCAATAATCATTCATCATAAGCAGtaaatcaatatattaaaaaaagatttctaaACATGACAATGAAGACTGGGTTAATGCTAAAATCCTATTCTGAAtcacaagaataaattacatttttaaaaattcaacatagtagttagggctgcacaagatatagtttcagcatcgatattgcaatatgCGCATCAGCAATATTTACATTGCAGAATCTGCAATGTTGAACTGttaagcttttattattattatccaggagctatatttgaaaacatttatgatttGTCATTGCAGTGTTTAACcataaagtttattatttatgtgtgttttaggGCCTGCGACTgtgagcattttttaaaaaaagtcagctTCCAGTATCCAGGCATTAAGAAAGATGATTTGTATTTAAGTAAATATTCAATCTTTCTAAATATTGCTAGACGTCCATAAACTGTAgcattttatttgtaca
Above is a window of Danio aesculapii chromosome 6, fDanAes4.1, whole genome shotgun sequence DNA encoding:
- the coq7 gene encoding 5-demethoxyubiquinone hydroxylase, mitochondrial, which codes for MQTAGKCAARLDLSRIFCPTSVWNCRAVNRVNALVSCRRYSILPPPHDEEEKAMLDSMLRVDHAGEYGANRIYAGQMAVLGRTQTGPLIQHMWDQEKIHLEKFNEILGEHRVRPTLLLPLWNIAGFALGACTALLGKEGAMACTVAVEESISEHYNSQIRTLMEADPDRYTELLQIIKEFRDDEIEHHDTGLEHDAESVPGYMLLKTAIQAGCKAAIYISQRI